One stretch of Sinomonas terrae DNA includes these proteins:
- a CDS encoding helix-turn-helix domain-containing protein, which yields MVKQPVTVNGVVRWRNVGLAEIAPEEKKERKMVVLRHEIGDVLRDVRQRQGRTLREVSHNARVSLGYLSEVERGQKEASSELLSSICSALDVPLSAMLREVSDRVAVAEGVSVPDTVPQEFSQRYGRDLSEELGIELSGSR from the coding sequence ATGGTCAAGCAGCCCGTAACCGTCAATGGCGTAGTCCGCTGGCGCAATGTGGGCTTGGCTGAAATCGCCCCTGAAGAGAAGAAGGAGCGCAAAATGGTAGTTCTGCGTCATGAGATTGGAGACGTCCTCCGTGACGTCCGCCAGCGTCAGGGCCGCACGCTCCGTGAAGTCTCTCACAACGCGCGGGTCTCGCTTGGTTACCTGAGCGAGGTCGAGCGGGGCCAGAAGGAAGCCTCTTCCGAGCTTCTCTCATCGATTTGCTCGGCGTTGGACGTTCCGCTGTCAGCCATGCTCCGCGAGGTAAGTGACCGTGTCGCCGTCGCCGAAGGCGTTTCCGTGCCGGACACCGTTCCTCAGGAGTTTTCCCAGCGCTACGGACGCGACCTCTCTGAAGAACTCGGCATCGAGCTCAGCGGGTCTCGTTAA
- the miaA gene encoding tRNA (adenosine(37)-N6)-dimethylallyltransferase MiaA encodes MSGGESPGPVIAVVGPTGTGKSDLAVELALALDGEIVNTDSMQFYRGMDIGTAKLSDDERRGVPHHLLDILDVREEASVSAFQAAARAAIEDIHARGRRAILAGGSGLYVRAATDVLEFPGTDPAVRARLEREAETEGIGLLARRLQESDPESGSRLKDARRIIRALEVYEVTGRPFSAYMPRREYVQPTLQIGLDMDRPSLHGRLAERVHGMVRAGLMEEVRRLDGMGLREGRTASRALGYAQFLRVLDGEVTAEEAADETIVTTRQFARRQVTWFRADPRVQWLDALRPDLVPAALALASTMGS; translated from the coding sequence GTGAGTGGAGGCGAGTCGCCCGGGCCGGTGATCGCCGTCGTCGGACCGACGGGCACGGGCAAGTCGGATCTCGCGGTGGAGCTGGCTCTCGCCTTGGACGGCGAGATCGTGAACACCGACTCCATGCAGTTCTACCGGGGCATGGATATCGGGACGGCAAAGCTCTCGGACGATGAGCGACGGGGTGTTCCCCACCACCTTCTCGACATCCTCGATGTGCGCGAGGAGGCGAGTGTCTCGGCGTTCCAGGCTGCCGCGCGCGCTGCCATCGAGGACATCCATGCGAGGGGGCGCCGGGCTATCCTCGCGGGCGGCTCGGGCCTCTACGTTCGGGCAGCGACGGACGTCCTCGAGTTCCCTGGAACTGACCCGGCGGTCCGGGCACGCCTCGAGAGAGAGGCGGAGACCGAGGGGATTGGCCTGCTCGCCAGACGGCTGCAGGAGAGCGATCCCGAGTCCGGGTCTCGGCTGAAGGACGCGCGCCGGATCATCCGGGCCCTCGAGGTCTACGAGGTGACCGGCCGGCCCTTCAGTGCCTACATGCCGCGCAGGGAGTATGTGCAGCCGACCTTGCAGATCGGCCTGGACATGGATCGGCCGTCTCTACACGGGCGGCTTGCCGAGCGGGTCCACGGCATGGTGCGGGCGGGACTCATGGAGGAGGTGCGGAGGCTCGACGGCATGGGGCTCCGCGAGGGCCGGACGGCATCGCGCGCACTCGGCTACGCGCAGTTCCTCCGCGTGCTCGATGGCGAGGTGACAGCCGAGGAAGCTGCCGACGAGACAATCGTCACGACGCGGCAGTTCGCCAGGCGACAGGTGACGTGGTTCCGTGCCGATCCCAGGGTCCAGTGGCTCGACGCTCTTCGCCCCGACCTCGTGCCCGCTGCGCTGGCCCTCGCCTCGACCATGGGTTCGTGA
- the miaB gene encoding tRNA (N6-isopentenyl adenosine(37)-C2)-methylthiotransferase MiaB has product MSSTIDESSPRSYEVRTFGCQMNVHDSERMSGLLEAAGYVRAEEGAEPDVVVFNTCAVRENADNRLYGNLGQLRPVKDRHPGMQIAVGGCLAQKDRDTILEKAPWVDAVFGTHNVGALLALLERSRHNHEAQLEILESLEVFPSTLPTKRDSVYSGWVSISVGCNNTCTFCIVPSLRGKERDRRPGEILAEIQALVDDGAIEVTLLGQNVNSYGVEFGDRLAFGKLLRACGEIRGLERVRFTSPHPAAFTDDVIDAMAETPNVMPQLHMPLQSGSDRLLRAMRRSYRSSKFLGILDRVRERIPHAAITTDIIVGFPGETEEDFQTTLDVVERSRFSSAFTFQYSKRPGTPAADMPDQLPKAVVQERYERLIALQERISEEENARQVGHEVELLVTAQSGRKAGETHRLSGRAKDHRLVHFSVPAGAEEPRPGDLVTLRVTEAAPHHLIADPRPEEYSVRRSRAGDAWDRSQAESCGAAAPATAGAAPGARGSVSLGMPSLPVRVG; this is encoded by the coding sequence GTGAGTTCCACGATCGACGAGAGCAGCCCGCGCAGTTACGAAGTGCGCACGTTCGGCTGTCAGATGAACGTCCACGACTCTGAGCGCATGTCGGGTCTTCTCGAGGCAGCGGGCTATGTCCGTGCCGAGGAGGGGGCCGAACCGGACGTCGTCGTCTTCAACACCTGTGCAGTGCGGGAGAATGCCGACAACCGCCTGTACGGCAACCTCGGCCAGCTCCGGCCCGTCAAGGACCGGCACCCGGGCATGCAGATCGCAGTCGGGGGCTGCCTCGCGCAGAAGGATCGGGACACGATCCTCGAGAAGGCGCCTTGGGTCGACGCGGTCTTCGGGACCCACAACGTCGGCGCCCTTCTCGCGCTGCTCGAGCGTTCGCGGCACAACCACGAGGCCCAACTCGAGATCCTCGAGTCCCTTGAGGTCTTCCCCTCGACCCTGCCGACAAAGCGCGATTCGGTCTACAGCGGTTGGGTGTCCATCTCCGTCGGCTGCAACAACACGTGCACGTTCTGCATCGTTCCCAGCCTCCGGGGCAAGGAGCGCGATCGTCGCCCGGGAGAGATCCTCGCCGAGATCCAGGCGCTTGTCGACGACGGGGCAATCGAGGTCACGCTGCTGGGTCAGAACGTGAACTCGTACGGTGTCGAGTTCGGAGACAGGCTCGCGTTCGGCAAGCTCCTTCGAGCCTGCGGTGAGATCCGTGGACTCGAGCGGGTGCGCTTCACGAGCCCGCATCCGGCGGCCTTCACGGACGACGTGATCGACGCTATGGCCGAGACGCCGAACGTCATGCCGCAGCTGCACATGCCGCTCCAGTCGGGCTCCGACCGCTTGCTCCGGGCCATGCGCCGGTCGTACCGCTCGTCGAAGTTCCTCGGGATCCTCGACCGCGTCCGCGAACGGATCCCGCACGCTGCGATCACGACCGACATCATCGTCGGATTCCCGGGGGAGACCGAGGAAGACTTCCAGACGACCCTCGACGTCGTCGAACGCTCGCGCTTCTCGAGCGCCTTCACGTTCCAGTACTCGAAGCGGCCCGGCACGCCAGCCGCTGACATGCCGGACCAGCTGCCCAAGGCGGTCGTCCAGGAGCGCTACGAGCGGCTCATCGCCTTGCAGGAGCGCATCTCCGAGGAGGAGAACGCGCGTCAGGTCGGGCATGAGGTCGAGCTTCTCGTGACCGCTCAGAGCGGCCGGAAGGCCGGGGAGACCCATCGGCTCTCCGGACGTGCGAAGGACCATCGGCTCGTCCACTTCAGCGTTCCCGCCGGCGCCGAGGAGCCTCGTCCCGGGGACCTCGTGACGCTGAGGGTGACCGAGGCCGCGCCGCATCACCTCATCGCGGACCCACGGCCGGAGGAGTACTCCGTGCGCCGGTCCCGCGCCGGCGACGCGTGGGACCGCTCCCAAGCGGAGTCGTGCGGTGCGGCTGCCCCTGCAACGGCGGGCGCGGCGCCGGGTGCGCGCGGTTCTGTGAGCCTCGGGATGCCCTCGCTTCCCGTGCGCGTGGGGTAG
- a CDS encoding regulatory protein RecX, with amino-acid sequence MSGIHPEEDREADPESVARAILLRQLTLGPRSKHQLAVKLRERRVPEDVAAALLDRFEDIGLIDDVDFAEMWVRSRFATKGLSKSALRRELASKGIDGPVAEEALTELSDEDELGAARELVERRMRPFDGEDPAARDRELRRLVGMLARKGHPPGRAFRVAAEALDAGNNQ; translated from the coding sequence TTGAGTGGAATCCACCCGGAGGAGGACCGCGAGGCCGACCCCGAGTCGGTCGCCCGAGCGATCCTCCTCCGGCAACTCACGCTGGGGCCGCGGAGCAAGCATCAGCTCGCGGTGAAACTCCGGGAGCGACGTGTCCCGGAGGACGTGGCTGCGGCGCTGCTCGACCGCTTCGAGGATATCGGCCTCATCGACGACGTTGACTTTGCCGAGATGTGGGTCCGAAGTCGCTTCGCCACCAAAGGTCTCTCGAAATCTGCTCTTCGCCGGGAACTCGCCTCCAAGGGCATTGACGGTCCGGTGGCCGAGGAGGCCCTCACCGAGCTCAGCGACGAGGACGAACTGGGGGCAGCTCGTGAGCTCGTCGAGCGTCGGATGCGGCCTTTTGACGGGGAGGATCCCGCCGCTCGGGATCGAGAGTTGCGGCGGCTCGTGGGAATGCTGGCACGCAAAGGGCACCCACCGGGAAGAGCCTTCCGGGTAGCTGCCGAGGCGCTCGATGCTGGGAATAACCAGTGA
- a CDS encoding DUF3046 domain-containing protein → MRHSDFWRLMEDEFGAGYARVLASTLVLTSVGGRTAVEALKAGQNPRTVWLAVCDMQDVPPERRLGKDRPLKD, encoded by the coding sequence ATGCGGCACAGCGACTTCTGGCGGCTCATGGAGGACGAGTTCGGTGCGGGCTATGCCCGGGTCCTCGCGTCTACGCTCGTGCTGACTTCGGTTGGCGGACGCACTGCTGTGGAGGCCCTCAAGGCGGGGCAGAACCCGCGGACCGTGTGGCTCGCCGTGTGCGACATGCAGGACGTCCCGCCCGAGCGCCGATTGGGCAAGGACAGGCCGCTCAAGGACTGA
- a CDS encoding CinA family protein, whose translation MLVRAQDVVAAFIARGVTAATAESLTAGLVAATLADVPGASAMLRGGVVSYASEVKAQLLEVSRELLAEAGSVDAEVARQMAQGARKACGADYGVSTTGVAGPDPLDGKPVGTVFVAVAGPERTEVRECHFSGSRAEIRGAARDAALETLFTALAFPETESEL comes from the coding sequence ATGCTGGTGCGAGCCCAGGACGTAGTTGCGGCGTTCATCGCGCGCGGGGTGACGGCTGCGACGGCGGAATCGCTCACCGCCGGCCTCGTCGCCGCCACCCTTGCGGATGTTCCCGGTGCCTCGGCAATGCTGCGCGGGGGCGTCGTGAGCTACGCGAGCGAGGTGAAGGCTCAGCTTCTCGAGGTCTCGCGAGAGCTTCTGGCTGAGGCGGGATCGGTGGATGCCGAGGTCGCCCGGCAGATGGCGCAGGGGGCGCGAAAAGCGTGCGGCGCGGACTACGGGGTGTCGACGACGGGCGTGGCGGGACCTGACCCTCTCGACGGGAAGCCGGTGGGAACTGTGTTCGTCGCCGTCGCTGGACCGGAGCGGACGGAGGTGCGCGAGTGCCACTTTTCGGGCTCGCGCGCTGAGATCCGGGGCGCCGCACGGGACGCGGCCCTCGAGACTCTCTTCACGGCTCTGGCTTTTCCGGAAACTGAGAGCGAGCTGTGA
- the dapF gene encoding diaminopimelate epimerase — protein sequence MTAAPDSLTLAARPLAELAGLPFAKGHGTGNDFVLVADPDGVRDVTAGQAAALCDRHLGIGGDGLIRAVRSEHLPEGREILGEDPEAVWFMDYRNADGSVSEMCGNGVRVFVAFLLDQGLVELEPGGVLSVGTRAGVKRVERRDGGFAVDMGPWQFIHPAQAEAEAGDSLVTADGLDVSRPALSVSMGNPHTVVALAEDAELERLRLFDSPKVEPVPPHGTNVEFVVPAEPLVREGIGAIAMRVHERGVGETQSCGTGACAAAVAIRHWAGAGAPSRWDVRVPGGIVQVAFVTDAEGAEHVELSGPAVIVAHGTLS from the coding sequence ATGACCGCCGCCCCAGATTCCTTGACCTTGGCCGCGCGCCCGCTCGCGGAGCTCGCCGGGCTCCCGTTCGCGAAGGGGCATGGGACCGGCAATGACTTCGTCCTCGTTGCCGACCCGGACGGAGTCCGCGACGTGACCGCCGGCCAAGCCGCCGCACTCTGCGATCGCCATCTGGGCATCGGTGGAGACGGACTCATCAGGGCCGTGCGCTCAGAGCACCTCCCGGAAGGCCGCGAAATCCTCGGCGAGGACCCCGAGGCCGTGTGGTTCATGGACTACCGGAACGCGGACGGCTCTGTCTCTGAGATGTGCGGCAACGGGGTGCGGGTCTTCGTCGCGTTCCTCCTGGACCAGGGACTCGTCGAACTCGAGCCCGGAGGGGTGCTGTCCGTCGGCACGCGGGCCGGTGTCAAGCGGGTGGAGCGCCGTGACGGGGGCTTCGCGGTCGACATGGGCCCGTGGCAGTTCATTCACCCCGCCCAGGCGGAAGCCGAGGCCGGGGATTCTCTTGTCACAGCTGACGGGCTCGACGTCTCGCGCCCTGCGCTGAGCGTGAGCATGGGCAACCCGCATACGGTCGTCGCCCTTGCCGAGGACGCGGAGCTCGAGAGGCTCCGCCTGTTCGACTCGCCGAAGGTGGAGCCCGTGCCGCCGCACGGAACGAACGTCGAATTCGTCGTGCCCGCAGAGCCCCTCGTGCGCGAGGGGATCGGTGCCATCGCGATGCGTGTCCACGAGCGGGGGGTCGGCGAGACGCAGTCGTGTGGCACCGGCGCGTGCGCTGCAGCGGTCGCGATCCGTCATTGGGCCGGCGCGGGCGCGCCGAGCCGGTGGGACGTCCGCGTCCCGGGCGGAATCGTGCAGGTAGCGTTTGTGACCGACGCCGAAGGTGCAGAGCATGTCGAGCTCAGCGGTCCCGCCGTGATCGTCGCGCACGGCACCCTGAGCTAA
- the recA gene encoding recombinase RecA — protein sequence MAAAPDREKALEAALAQIDKQFGKGSIMRLGDDTRAPIEVIPTGSIALDVALGIGGLPRGRVVEIYGPESSGKTTVALHAVANAQRNGGIAAFIDAEHALDPEYAAKLGVDTDALLVSQPDTGEQALEIMDMLVGSGSLDIIVIDSVAALVPRAEIEGEMGDSHVGLQARLMSQALRKVTGRLNQTKTTAIFINQLREKIGVFFGSPETTTGGKALKFYASVRIDVRRVQTLKEGADSVGNRTKAKIVKNKMAPPFKQAEFDIIYGQGISREGGIIDMGVEHGIIKKSGSWFTYDGDQLGQGMENSRRFLRDNPELADELERLIKEKLGVGISKPSEEMPRLKAVDGE from the coding sequence ATGGCGGCAGCGCCAGATCGTGAAAAGGCCCTTGAGGCGGCTCTCGCGCAAATTGACAAGCAGTTCGGCAAGGGCTCGATCATGCGGCTCGGCGATGACACGCGCGCGCCCATCGAGGTCATTCCGACCGGCTCGATCGCACTCGACGTTGCACTCGGAATCGGTGGTCTCCCGCGCGGCCGCGTGGTGGAGATCTATGGCCCTGAGTCGTCGGGTAAGACGACCGTTGCCCTGCATGCCGTAGCCAACGCCCAGCGCAATGGGGGGATTGCCGCCTTCATCGACGCTGAGCATGCGCTCGACCCGGAATATGCTGCCAAGCTCGGCGTCGACACCGACGCCCTTCTCGTCTCTCAGCCCGACACGGGTGAGCAGGCTCTCGAGATCATGGACATGCTCGTCGGTTCAGGTTCGCTCGACATCATCGTCATCGACTCGGTGGCGGCCCTTGTTCCGCGTGCGGAGATCGAAGGCGAGATGGGCGACAGCCACGTGGGTCTCCAGGCTCGTCTCATGAGCCAGGCGCTCCGCAAGGTCACCGGCCGCCTCAACCAGACGAAGACCACGGCGATCTTCATCAACCAGCTGCGCGAGAAGATCGGCGTTTTCTTTGGCTCGCCCGAGACCACGACCGGTGGTAAGGCGCTCAAGTTCTACGCGTCCGTCCGCATCGACGTGCGTCGCGTCCAGACCCTCAAGGAGGGTGCTGATTCGGTCGGCAACCGGACGAAGGCGAAGATCGTCAAGAACAAGATGGCCCCGCCGTTCAAGCAGGCAGAGTTCGACATCATCTACGGCCAGGGGATTTCGCGCGAGGGCGGGATCATTGACATGGGGGTCGAGCACGGCATCATCAAGAAGTCGGGCTCATGGTTCACTTACGACGGCGACCAGCTCGGCCAAGGCATGGAGAATTCGCGACGGTTCCTCCGCGACAACCCAGAGCTTGCGGATGAGCTCGAGCGGCTCATCAAGGAGAAGCTCGGTGTCGGGATCAGCAAGCCCTCCGAGGAGATGCCGCGGCTCAAGGCTGTCGACGGCGAGTAG
- a CDS encoding class I SAM-dependent methyltransferase: MEPAHYFNAQPDVPDVRRPLAVVLEGAERALETSAGIFSPDGVDKGTAVLLAEVPDPAPEGNLLDIGCGWGPIALTMALRSPGATVHAVDVNERSLSLTAANARRLGLENIRAALPEDVPAGTRFSTIWSNPPIRIGKQALHELLLLWLPRLEVGGEAWLVVQKNLGADSLQRWLADTLGDAYDVGREATSKGFRLLRVARRAEASS, translated from the coding sequence ATGGAACCCGCCCACTATTTCAACGCTCAGCCGGACGTGCCCGACGTACGCCGCCCCCTCGCCGTCGTCCTCGAAGGAGCCGAGCGCGCTCTCGAGACGTCCGCGGGCATCTTCAGCCCGGACGGGGTGGACAAGGGTACGGCCGTGCTGCTCGCGGAAGTCCCCGACCCTGCCCCAGAGGGCAATCTCCTGGACATCGGCTGCGGTTGGGGCCCGATCGCCCTCACGATGGCGCTGCGCTCCCCCGGCGCGACGGTGCACGCCGTCGACGTCAACGAGCGGAGTCTCTCCCTCACCGCGGCCAACGCCCGCAGACTCGGGCTCGAGAACATCCGTGCGGCTCTCCCCGAGGATGTGCCTGCCGGCACGCGCTTCTCCACGATCTGGTCCAATCCGCCCATTCGAATCGGCAAGCAGGCCCTGCACGAACTGCTCCTGCTGTGGCTCCCCCGTCTGGAGGTGGGCGGGGAGGCGTGGCTCGTCGTGCAGAAGAACCTCGGGGCCGATTCGCTCCAGCGCTGGCTTGCGGACACCCTCGGGGACGCCTACGACGTCGGCCGCGAAGCGACGTCGAAGGGCTTCCGGCTTCTCCGGGTCGCCAGGAGAGCAGAGGCCAGCTCTTAG
- the pgsA gene encoding CDP-diacylglycerol--glycerol-3-phosphate 3-phosphatidyltransferase — MPNALTMFRIVLVPVFVWFMLADDSHQGLLRWLALAAFAVAMYTDQLDGQIARRRNLVTNFGKIADPIADKLLTGAALVLLSVLGELPWWITIVILVREWGITALRFVVIRYGVMPASSGGKLKTVLQTIALVLFLLPLRYVAPVVPVVALVVMLAAVAVTVVTGVDYVMKAARLRAEALKAR, encoded by the coding sequence CTGCCCAACGCCCTCACGATGTTCCGGATCGTCCTCGTCCCGGTGTTCGTCTGGTTCATGCTGGCGGATGATTCGCATCAGGGGCTGCTCCGGTGGCTTGCTCTCGCGGCCTTCGCGGTGGCGATGTACACCGATCAGCTCGACGGCCAGATCGCACGCCGTCGCAATCTGGTGACGAACTTCGGGAAGATTGCAGACCCGATTGCGGACAAGCTTCTCACCGGTGCGGCACTCGTGCTGCTCTCGGTGCTCGGTGAGCTCCCGTGGTGGATCACGATCGTGATCCTCGTGCGGGAGTGGGGGATTACGGCTCTGCGGTTCGTGGTGATCCGGTACGGAGTCATGCCGGCGTCGTCGGGGGGCAAGCTCAAGACCGTGCTCCAGACCATCGCACTCGTTCTGTTCCTTCTGCCACTGCGGTACGTCGCGCCTGTTGTGCCGGTCGTCGCTCTGGTCGTCATGCTCGCGGCCGTCGCCGTTACGGTCGTGACCGGGGTCGACTACGTGATGAAGGCTGCGCGGCTTCGCGCCGAAGCGCTGAAGGCAAGGTGA
- a CDS encoding MarR family winged helix-turn-helix transcriptional regulator → MPTPSQEPEEFDAAFESIEQQLSLFWRRARAVSHTISRSLHPEIEPGAYGLLMILQREGPLRVTELAALIGIGKPSVSRQVALLEQIGLVVKEDDPSDRRAQRVTLSPAGAAEVEELRRRRLSFFRDALGSWDLADLSSLAGYFSRVNADLATAGRRRSESLRHTQEGPGVSPAPPDKESVTGED, encoded by the coding sequence ATGCCAACCCCGAGCCAGGAACCGGAAGAGTTCGACGCTGCATTCGAGTCGATCGAACAGCAATTGAGCCTCTTCTGGCGCCGGGCCCGGGCGGTCTCCCACACGATCTCTCGTTCTCTGCACCCCGAAATCGAGCCGGGCGCGTACGGCCTGCTCATGATCCTTCAAAGGGAGGGCCCGCTCCGCGTCACGGAACTCGCAGCCCTCATCGGCATCGGAAAGCCTTCCGTAAGCCGACAGGTCGCTCTTCTCGAACAGATCGGACTCGTCGTGAAGGAAGACGACCCCTCGGACCGTCGAGCCCAGAGAGTGACCCTCAGCCCCGCGGGTGCTGCGGAGGTCGAGGAACTGCGACGCCGTCGGCTGTCGTTCTTCCGTGACGCACTCGGATCGTGGGACCTCGCCGACCTCTCGAGCCTTGCCGGCTACTTCTCGCGCGTCAACGCGGACCTGGCAACCGCGGGTCGCCGAAGGTCCGAGAGCCTCAGGCACACGCAGGAGGGGCCGGGTGTAAGCCCGGCCCCTCCTGACAAAGAGTCTGTGACTGGCGAAGATTAA